In Lolium rigidum isolate FL_2022 chromosome 3, APGP_CSIRO_Lrig_0.1, whole genome shotgun sequence, the genomic window GCAGAAAATCTTCCAGATGATCATTGTTACCAGAACCTTATGAAGATTTTCTCATCTGTTGGCAGGTAATACTTATTGTAGGTCAATACTGAGCGCAACTATTCTGTTTTAGTCGTGAGAAAACTGCCTTGTATGACCATTCTTGTTTTCCCATGTTGCAGTGTAAGGACAATCCGAACATGCTATCCTCAGACCCCAAATGGCACTGGTCCAGTTACTAATCGATCTGCTAAACTAGATATGCTTTTCGCCAACAAGGTAATTATTATTCTTGTTTCTAGCTCTCAAATATTATATTATATTCTTAATGGAAGTTGTGTTCTAATAGTCGTGTGGGGTACCACTAAATGATTATATTTATGCAGTTTGACTGTTATATCATGCCCTCAGTTTCATCATTGCCTTGTTGTGCGTCACCTTTTGCTGATTGTATGTCAAACTAATAGTTTTTACCTCATGGCAGCTGCACGCTTTTGTTGAGTATGATACTATTGAGGATGCTGAGAAAGCGGTATTTATCTTTGCACATAAATAGCATCATAACTTATATCCGTATTACCAATGATGTCGCTTCATCTGATGCAGACTCTGGTGCTTAATGATGAGAGGAACTGGAGAAGCGGGCTCAGAGTTCGGTTGTTGAATTCTTGCATGGTAACCATATTATTTGGGTTTAATCAAATTGGGCATGAAATAGTTCTGGTGCTTAACTGCTTATACAAACCTTATGAGTTATGATGACAAGTACTTGCCATAAATATCAGATTACGATGAGGCTATATGAATGAAGTATCTGGCATACTTTATTTTTTATTCTCATGATTCCATTCTTTCGCAAATGCGATTATGTGTCTCCATCTGCATTTGGAAAGATGCATTAATAGCACATAGGTTTTTCTGATTTCTTATTTCTCAGCTTACCTACATGGATTGCTACTAGAAACTATGGTCAAAGCATGTTCGGCAgaactctttttttcttttaagaATCAATGTCTTTATATTAATTGATCATCGATGCACCGGGTTACTGTGATCAGATCCTGTGACAGCGGAGCAATTTCGGCCAAGGACTAAACTGCCATATTCACGTCCTGTCTCACAAAAAATGTCCAAAGAACCAAACCCTTGCAAAGCTCTTGGATCTGTTTGAGGATCGGCAAAATGCTTGCCCCTGGCCCTATGGGTTCTCGTTGTTCTCCACAAGGACGCGAAATCTGGCAATCTGTCTCAATTCCCACAAGTAGGTATTCATGTTGTCACCAACAGGGCTCCATCGGTACACATGAGCTTCTGCCGCAAGCATGTTCTGCATATAATTAGGGTTGAATCATGGAGATGTATTTAAGTGATGGAATCGTCGATCATCATCATTGTTAGGTTTCTCCGCCCTGTTTTGGCTTCTGgctttactattcaaattcttgaTTTGAGCATCAAATTCtgtttcaaatactctaattgattTTGCTGTACatgaagctatttttctggcaacTTTGCTCTAGACCATGATTTAAGAACTGATCCGGTGATTCTTATGCCATGTCCTTATGGACTGATTATACCCTAGTTGGCCCAAAATAACATCTTATTCCATGCTAACATACGAAGGGTCGTGAATTGGCAATACTTGAATACGTAAAGTATAAGTGGATACCACTTGTCCCCTTATAAAAAAATACACTTCAGATTTGCTCTCCAGATAAGAATGTTGTAAGTCCTTTAGAAAGAAATCCTATTTGGTTTACATGTTCCCTCAGTGTCGGCGACTCAGCGCATTTCCATTTGAACCCTCCTGACATATCAATACGAAGATGTCTGTCATGAATAATGGCATCCGGAACCAATAAACACAATCACTTTTGTCAAGGAACAAAAACGGAAGTATGGTAGAGGCGTTGATGCACGGATCGTTCCAAACCAGCCAGCACTGAATTGTGGCTGTATTTTCTCACAAGCTAAATTGCATCATAGTCTGTTTTCCCAATTCAAAAACCGGGTTTGAACCACCTGAGGTTAAAGATGTGTCTGACTTGAACTGTTCATTGGATGTGTCTGAGTTGAACTATTGACTGGATAAGTTCAAGAGTTAATTCTAGCAACTCCAATCCTTTTTGCCTCAACATTCTTTTCAAAGATTGGCGTTGCTTTGGTGATGgagttttctttactttttgaagTTATGACTCTGTTTTATGCTTATTCTGGATATAATTCATGCCCGTATAATAAGTATCACCACAACATTTTTCCATCTTTGTTGGATGGCCGCCAATGAAATTATGACCAATAAACCCTGCAAGATGTGACGTGCTATGCCCTGAAATGAACACAAAAGCAACTGCTTCTCAGAAATTCAGCAATATTGTAGACATGCATTTGAATCAAAATCATGGACCTTTTGGTGTTAACAAGGAATATTTAATGTTACTAACATGAGTGGCCGGCCTCAATTCTGGTATAACCACACCTTCACCCTACAGTATGTTGAAACTTCAAATGTTGCCCCTTTTGTTCAGTTCTGATCTTTTAGGAAGAATAATAAatttgatatttatattgtttcaGGATTACATCCATATCATATTACTAATATATGTGAACAGTGTTTTTAAAAGTCTATTTGCATATTGCTGAACTAGTTTAATGTATGCCAACAATCCTTTATTTCATTTGTTTGCTTATTGCAAAAGAAAAACTTTTCCCTAAAACAGTATAATGTCTTTTGTCTTATAGGCTAAGGGAGGCAAAGGTAGAAAAGGTGGGCATGAAACTGATGCACATGGTGATGAGGATGTTTCCACTTCTGATCAACCAAATGATAAACATTTAGAAGAAACATCTCAACCTTCAGATGCACTAGGAGAGCATGTTGTAAGTACCCCCTCCGTTTCTTCTGAACATAAGGTCTATTTTCCCCCAATCTTGTTTAGTTAAGGTGCATGCCGACTTAATTATCTTTTACCTTGTTTAGCCTCATTACCTTGTTTAGTTAAGGTGAGTAAGAGCTATCTGTTTCTCTCTTCTTCGCAAGACATTAATAAGACCATTGACACCATGTTCTTCTCCATGTTCATTCTTTTCTACCATTCCTTTTATAAGCTAATGAATTCCCACACCTGACCAAATTGTACGTTCAGAAGAGAAATGCATGAAGTACTATATAATCTCTAGTCTCCTTTATTTTTTGTACAGAGCATAAAAAGAATTTTAAAAGTAAAACTGCCAACATATTTCTAAATATGGGCTCAGTCTGGTAGCAGTTTTGTGTTGTACTGTTGTTAGCCATCAATCAGCTATAATACAAGAATACTCTAACTTGGTACTTGTCACGTAGTTTGAGCAGTACATTGCTCTGCGAAATTACTTGTTGTTCTTCAAATTACCACTTGAAAATTTGTGAGATTCAATTGATTGTGTCTGTTTTTGTACCTCCAAGCTTGTTCGAAGAGACTTCTCTCCATAGACCTGAAAACAATTGATTTTTTACAGTCCGAGGAGAGCACTGGAGATACGGGCCGAGGGCGTGGCAGAGGCCGTGGACGTGGAGGTAGAGGCCGAGGGCGTGGCTACAATAACCATAACAACCaataccacaacaacaaccatccGCAGCACCATCATCAAAACAGCAACAATCAAGGTAACAACCGGGGTGGTGGCCATCCTATTGGAACCCCGCCTTCCAGCCACCCAGTCAAGACTGAGCAGCAGCAGACACAGTCACCGCCTCCGGCAGGAGCTAACAAACAGCAACCAGGGCCACGAATGCCAGATGGCACTCGGGGGTTCTCAATGGGCAGAGGGAAGCCACAAGCATTGACACCCAGCCTGTCCACGTAAACACTGGAACTCGATTCACACCACGAGACACAGCCTGTCAACGTAAACACTGGAACTCGATTCACACCACGAGACACAGCTTGTGCTGATTGTCATGTTGATAGAGAGACGGTGAGAGACTGTCTTTTAGAAGTCTTGTCTTCGAAGTGTGCTTTCTAATTTACAGACCATATACAGTTTTGCGTGTGCTGTGTGTACTTTAAAACCAGTAGCGCCCTGGTTTCTGAGTGATTATGACCAGCATTTTGTAACCTTATTTATTTGCCCCTTTTTGCCTCTTGACTGTAATGTTGTACAAGTAGAAGTGAAAGCTCATTTGGGCACAGCAAAAGTAAAGAAAATAAATGGAACATGATGAAGTATGGTGATGTTTAGTGTAGCGTGTTATTGCATTCCTTTGCCTCCAAGATACACTGATCGTGTTTCTAAAGGTGATCCAAGGCAGAATTGCTTGATCACGATGGCAACACTGTCAGCTTGTGTATCTGTTTATGGCTTATCATCAAATGCTGTATTTCACTCCTTGTGCTAGGGTGAGCTTGGTCATGACGGCTCTGATCATGCAGATCATGTTTGAGCTTCTAGAGCTGTGTGGTGGTGTGGTTGTGCCTCTTCCTGTCGAGGAAGTGAGGTCCAACTCACACGAGATCTTGGATGTGACTTGTCCACGCACTACACTTTAAGAAGAGTGGTAATGTTAATGCTGCAGTTTCTCTCTCACCTAAGTTTAGCAGGNNNNNNNNNNNNNNNNNNNNNNNNNNNNNNNNNNNNNNNNNNNNNNNNNNNNNNNNNNNNNNNNNNNNNNNNNNNNNNNNNNNNNNNNNNNNNNNNNNNNatcaacaagctagttatataagaggcttactagggactccttgttgttcacataacacacatgtatcaatgtttcggttaatacaattatagcatggtatgtaaacatttatcataaacataaagatatacaataaccactttattattgcctcttgggcatatctccaacatcttcgtgcttgaagttatatatcttgctatcacatagttgcttgtcttgcttatcataagttgttggtgcacataggtgaatccTAGTTATGTAGTGTTTTATCCCGCATTTattaagccatattcgtaaaatTTTAAACCGactatccccccccccccgaggcggcatccgtgtccttttaGTTTTTCGTGTCAAAGTTTGACTAATGATTTAGTCAACCAAATATAAGTTATATTTTATTTCAAAATATACCATTGAAAAGTTTATAGAAATGTGCATCCAATGAAATAATTTTGAATGACATGCAACTCATATTTACTTGACCCTATTATTAGTCAAAATTGCCTCAAGAAACAAAGTTGCCTTATTTTTATGAAAAGAGAGAGTAttaagggccacttcttttgaGCTTATAGAGTAGCTTCTAGGTCCACAGAAGCTGaagcctaaaagaatgaaaaatttCTGGGTAGCTTCTCCCCACCGCAGCGCTGCTCCATAGTGCAAATTCGTCGGTCCAGAGAAACTGGTCGAGAGCAGCTtcccgagcttctccaggaatTAACGAACCAGCGGCTGCAAATGCCCCTATCTTTCTCGGATTTTACCTCAGATCTGCCACCGAGATGCCGAATCGTTTTCTTGTTTTCGTGCCGAGCCGGTCCAACAAACCCATTTGCCCCGTCTCTCTTTCCCTCGTTGACCCACACGCGTTGCTCCTACGTTGGTTGTTTCTCCGCCGCCGGCCGTTGGCCGCCGGGTCACCCCGTGTTCCACTCTTCGAGCCCGCCACCACGAGTAGAAGTTCCTCCGCCTACCTGCACTCATCAAGGAGCTCCGCCCCAGCGCCTCGAGCCCTCGACCTTGCCTAGGAGATCCGCCCCAGATCTGCCTTGATGCAGGAGTGCCGCCCGCCGTGGAGCTCCACCTCGTCACGGACTAGtgcacctcgccgtcgccgtggaACTCCACCTCATCCCCGACCAAGTCCACCTCATTTTCCCATCAAGATCGTGCACTGTGTATGACGCTGCAAACAAGACAGAGTTTCTTATTTCTGAGATGTACACATGAATACATGATAGACAGTGCATAGTTGGTACTCAGTGATTAGACGCATGAGCTTTTCTATCATTGAATCAGTTCATGAAGCGGGATTTTTTTCTCTCGTTGTGTTCGTTTTTTATTATCACTGCATGAACAGGGAGTTATTTTTGCAGTGACTATTGAGTTGGATGAGCGCATGCTTGTGTGTATTTTGGAGAATTGATGCTTGTATGCGCAATGAGGTCAGAGGATTTTATCAGTTATTAAACATGACACAATTCATGTCAAGGGGTGTTGTAGACATTGCACAACAAACATGCAAAATtcaagaagcccaaaagaaggggAGGAATAGTTTCTAGTAGCTTCTCCACACTGGAGTTTCTCTCCACCGAGATCTATAAGCTAGCTTCTCCATaagcataagcccaaaagaagtggccctacTATGgaatgggcaaagcttttgcctggcGTTTGAAAATTAGACAACATGTGTTATCAGATCACAGAGAAACGTTGTCTGACTGGTTACTGCATGAACATATACTGGATCCAAAGCTCTCACAGTTTGGATATGTCTGTCATTACACTGGTTGGTAGCAATAGTGGAGAGAGGGACATGAAATAGATCATGAATGTTTTCCCTGTTTATGTCAAGAGCCTGTATGATAGAAATATCTTTGTTCTTGAAAAATGAGAACATATGAGGAAAGGTCATTTGCAGAGAGTCATCATCCTCATTTCAGCTATCTCTCCATACTCTAACAGTAGAACCAGTAGTATAATCAATCAGAGAAATAGGCATAGACGATTGATTCACAGAGAATTTCATGCTGCCTCTTCTCTTTCCCTTTTCGATTGAAAAAATCCCATCATTAATGTTCGGCCCTATGTTGAGCGATGTACATTTCAACTggctacataaataaataacttgcaGCGAGGAGTGTGTGCTACGAATATCGCCCCGAAACATGTTCAACTCATTTGCGTGACATGTCCCGAAAACCTTCCTTGCCAGGAGCCACTATGTATGAAGTATTGAGACGTCGCAAAAATACTGGAATAACAAGGCAGACCTAGATTCATCAGATCTCGGATTCTCATCCATGGCAGAATCATTCGGGCTTTCCAGCAGCTTCCATCATTGCCTTTGCTTTGACCAGCTTCTCGATCTGCCTCACAATCTGAACAAAAAACATTAAAATTTTCCCATTGTCACCATTAATTATATCTGTGTGAAATTATTAACAAAAAAGACTTTTTTATTCAGGTGCAGCTATTTGCGTCTCGTCCAAGAATACAAAATAAAATTGATGTTACAGTTCTGTCTATGATGCTTAAATCGCTCACCTCAACGACCATGTCCTCTAAGCTCAAAGAGTCGATGCTGCCGTAGCCTAGTTGAGAAGCCACATCTGGAAGGTGTTCAATCCAAAATCATGTTAACAGGATTTCCACAAGTGCAGAAATACGTCATCTATGTTCAAATTGAAGAAATGCTGCTGGAAGTTATCTGCTTACTTTGCACTGAAACAGTAACATCAGAATTTGCATAGCGCTCTTTCAGATTATCATAACGCTGACGGAGCTTTCCCATGGCCTACAAGCATGAGATCTCTCTACTGTGATTAGCAAGATTTGCAGTTCAACAACAGATATAATTGACATCGATGTCAAGCTAAGATTGACAAGGACACATGAGAAAGAAACAACTAATGCGAAAACAAAGGCCAGGATCTTATTGCTAAGGGATTCTCCTGTTTAATGCAAATCGTATAGCCTCTTCTCCTCTTAAAACGGTGCATAGAATAGCAAGTCCCCGTTAATACAAGGATGCTCCAGTCCGATGCAAGCATATAGGATATGTAGACTACTGTGTCTTGAGTCACATGAATAAGAGCATCGATCATAAAGAGGACGGTGTAGTCCGAAGTAGAAAGAAGATGgaccttggaaaatgaatctggGTCCGAAATAGCATTTGCCCCCATGCTCTTGAGCATATCGTTCACCGCTAGCTCGAGAGGAACGTCGATCCAGATGGAGACCCCGTGCCTCAGAAGCCCTCTTGAGAGTAGACACAAACATGAGCGAGCCTTGAATCAGACAGGTGCCGACAGAAGAGACGGTGAAGGCACAACACGAGAGGCGTATACATACAGGTTGGTGGAGTTCATGACGGCGCCGTCGCCGCAGCAGAGCACGAGGCTGCCCATGGACGTGAGCTGCTTCAGCCCTTCGGTCTGCAGGACAGTTACAACAGGATCATATCAGAATGGTGCTAAGTGTATATACTACAGAGAAGTCCATATTACCAACCCTCAGCTTCTCCTCGGGAGGGTTGAGATTACAACACTGAACTACATTTTGGTTCAAAGTAGAGGTGTATGTAGAGAGAGAGGGGGCACCTCGACTTCGAGGTAGCCCTTCTCGTCGGTTTCCCGGAAGGTGGCGAGGGCTTCCTTGCCACCGAGGACGTCCTCGAGCAGGTCCTCGCTGCAGAGGTACCGGTATATGATGGAGTTGGCGAGGAGCTTGGCGATGTTGCGCTTGGCGTTGCAGTCCGTCCCTGCGCGCGAGAGGCCGATATTCAGTTAAACAGCCAACCTGAATTGGGAAGAGAGAAAGAGCAAGCAGGATACATACCGACGATGTAGATGGGCGTCTTCCTGAAATCGCCGACGGCCTCCGCGGTCTTCCTCTGGATTATCAAGATTCAGAATTCCAAAATCATTCCACGACAGTAGATAGAGGTGAATGTGAGAAGAGACAGGGTATATAGGAACGCACGAGCAGGTCGACGGATGGGTTGAGCTCCTCCAGGGTCAATTCGGTGGCTGAAAATCAATGCCAAATCCAATCCTCAATCTCTCTGTAGAAAATCATCTACGAGGAAGCATTGGGGATAGGGGCCTACCTGGGAGGGCGCGAAGACGACGGCGGGCAGAGCCCCGCCTGGCGGAGGAGAACGGACACTGCTGTTTGGGGTGGTTcggggaggaggagacggagggcGAGAAGAAGGCCGTCGCCGCCCGCATCGCCGTCGCCATTGCCGCCTCTGCTCTATCTCTCTCGCGCTCGCCTCGGGTTAtccgcgccaccaccaccaccaccaccaagctAAGGACGGAGAAGAAAGATATCTCGGCCCCTAGAGTGGAAATGGACGGTGCGCGATGGACTGGCTCGTGGGCCCCACGTTCCAGTGACCCGACCTGGCCGCGAAACCCATCTATAAAACGATAGCCGGACGGGTCAGGTCCAGTGCAGGCTAGGGTTCCTTCTTCtttcttccgccgccgccgccgccagagcaATCTCATATCTGGCTGGTCGTTGGCTAATGGCGCTGGTCTTCCTCGTTCATTCTCGGTGTCGCTCTTTATCGGAAGAGATCTTTGTGTCATTTGCTGCGTTTTATTCTGATTTGTTTCGTTCGGTGTTGTTAATTTG contains:
- the LOC124702665 gene encoding la-related protein 6B-like → MPDPAAGDEPAQLPGALSRSSSASRLNAQAPEFVPRPPAPLPAPLPVQPPAVIHVFAGPPPPPPASFFVAGPPPPRPPPPFEYYAAAGGAAAGFGAVLEHEAGLEQPLPLQPPPAQPQQQGRELNPDDLLHKITKQVEYYFSDINLATTEHLMRFITKDPEGYVPMSVVASFKKIKSLLQSNSMLASALRTSSKLVVSEDGNRVKREQPFTESDLEELQARIVVAENLPDDHCYQNLMKIFSSVGSVRTIRTCYPQTPNGTGPVTNRSAKLDMLFANKLHAFVEYDTIEDAEKATLVLNDERNWRSGLRVRLLNSCMAKGGKGRKGGHETDAHGDEDVSTSDQPNDKHLEETSQPSDALGEHVSEESTGDTGRGRGRGRGRGGRGRGRGYNNHNNQYHNNNHPQHHHQNSNNQGNNRGGGHPIGTPPSSHPVKTEQQQTQSPPPAGANKQQPGPRMPDGTRGFSMGRGKPQALTPSLST
- the LOC124702666 gene encoding probable inactive shikimate kinase like 1, chloroplastic, giving the protein MATAMRAATAFFSPSVSSSPNHPKQQCPFSSARRGSARRRLRALPATELTLEELNPSVDLLRKTAEAVGDFRKTPIYIVGTDCNAKRNIAKLLANSIIYRYLCSEDLLEDVLGGKEALATFRETDEKGYLEVETEGLKQLTSMGSLVLCCGDGAVMNSTNLGLLRHGVSIWIDVPLELAVNDMLKSMGANAISDPDSFSKAMGKLRQRYDNLKERYANSDVTVSVQNVASQLGYGSIDSLSLEDMVVEIVRQIEKLVKAKAMMEAAGKPE